A genomic window from Silene latifolia isolate original U9 population chromosome Y, ASM4854445v1, whole genome shotgun sequence includes:
- the LOC141632699 gene encoding uncharacterized protein LOC141632699 → MTLYDGTTDQLDQVNHYKQKIMVITTTGPLKEACLCKGFGSDLFGVALQWFIGLPNKSIANFFDLVNAFNQQFASSRKPKKQANDLYRIVQGFEESTRDYLKRFNKEKVAVPRCNIATAIQAFRRGLHQDSDLYKNLTMHPCTTFEEVQSKAIAVTKLEEDSAPIRGTYDSDLVSRKAPVEKRSERSKLYSRSVNKVSVSSEGKGEADLLPKPPTEGYSGSRNDTSKKCEFHGSNTHDTDECHSLRKEVKYHYEKGNLDRLLARGTIRVNSADQVLPSPPSQCTRTVNVITGGLELCGLTYSAAKRRATKAKGDKLEYSCRINRQNLPSVTFDETDAQSTPEQHHNALIITLPIGNCEVRDPGGYRKLHQLNHAGDAQRNGIQRKRSSKEGGPLGWIQWRSKVFPRRDRHPNLCRRSQQAGKVSGY, encoded by the exons ATGACGCTCTACGACGGAACCACAGATCAACTTGATCAAgtcaaccactacaagcagaaaATAATGGTGATAACCACGACCGGGCCCTTAAAGGAAGCTTGTTTGTGCAAAGGATTCGGATCAGACTTGTTTGGAGTAGCCCTGCAGTGGTTCATCGGCCTGCCCAACAAAAGTATAGCCAACTTCTTCGACCTAGTTAATGcattcaaccagcagttcgccaGCAGCAGAAAGCCAAAGAAGCAGGCCAACGACCTCTATCGGATAGTGCAAGGGTTTGAGGAATCTACTCGTGATTACTTGAAGAGGTTTAACAAGGAGAAGGTGGCAGTTCCGAGGTGCAatatagcaaccgctatacaagccttccgccgAGGGCTGCACCAGGATTCAGATCTATACAAGAACCTGACCATGCATCCGTGCACTACCTTTGAGGAGGTACAATCAAAGGCGATTGCTGTCACGAAGCTGGAGGAAGACTCTGCACCTATAAGAGGCACTTACGATTCAGACCTAGTATCCAGAAAAGCCCCGGTGGAAAAGAGGAGCGAAAGATCCAAACTCTACAGCAGGAGCGTGAACAAAGTTTCTGTAAGTTCTGAAGGAAAGGGTGAGGCAGATCTGCTTCCAAAG CCTCCAACAGAGGGATACTCCGGCAGCAGAAACGATACTAGCAAAAAATGTGAGTTCCATGGAAGCAACACCCACGACACCGACGAATGCCATTCTCTCAGGAAGGAAGTCAAGTACCATTATGAAAAAGGAAATCTAGATCGCCTCCTAGCCAGAGGCACAATCAGAGTGAACTCTGCAGATCAGGTTCTGCCATCTCCCCCTTCTCAATGCACTAGAACTGTGAATGTTATTACAGGTGGCTTGGAGCTATGCGGATTGACGTACTCAGCAGCAAAGAGACGTGCCACTAAAGCAAAGGGAGATAAGCTAGAATATTCCTGTAGGATCAATCGCCAGAACCTGCCATCAGTCACCTTTGACGAAACAGATGCTCAGTCTACTCCAGAACAGCACCACAATGCATTAATCATCACGCTCCCCATAGGAAATTGCGAGGTGAGAGATCCTGGTGGATACCGGAAGCTCcatcaacttaatcatgctggaGACGCCCAAAGGAATGGGATTCAGCGAAAAAGATCTAGCAAAGAAGGCGGTCCCCTTGGTTGGATTCAGTGGCGAAGCAAAGTATTCCCTAGGAGAGATCGCCATCCCAACCTATGccggaggagtcaacaagcaggtAAGGTATCTGGTTATTGA
- the LOC141633321 gene encoding photosystem I subunit O-like → MVASSFAASSTVVGLGTSTLSRSYSKSTTLSSGFLKSKVAAVNPLRQACGTSGGRFTCSFQRDWLRRDLNVIGFGLIGWLAPSSIPAIDGNSLSGLFFSSIGEELAHFPTPPAVTSQFWLWLVLWHLGLFLCLTFGQIGFKGRTEEYF, encoded by the exons ATGGTAGCTAGCAGTTTTGCAGCATCCTCAACTGTTGTTGGTCTTGGCACATCTACTCTCTCTCGCTCTTACTCCAAGTCTACTACCCTGTCTTCAG GTTTCTTGAAGTCAAAGGTTGCTGCAGTAAACCCTCTGAGGCAAGCTTGTGGCACTTCTGGAGGAAGATTTACCTG TAGCTTTCAAAGAGATTGGCTGAGGAGAGACTTGAATGTGATTGGATTCGGGTTGATAGGGTGGCTAGCTCCATCGAGCATACCCGCTATTGATGGCAACAGCCTCTCTGGACTCTTCTTCTCTAGCATTGGGGAGGAACTCGCTCACTTCCCCACTCCTCCCGCTGTCACTTCTCAGTTTTG GTTGTGGCTGGTATTGTGGCATTTGGGATTGTTCTTGTGCCTAACATTTGGGCAGATTGGCTTCAAAGGAAGGACTGAAGAGTACTTTTAA